A window of the Glaciimonas sp. CA11.2 genome harbors these coding sequences:
- the pta gene encoding phosphate acetyltransferase: MKALHRIIEQAGICPKKMVLCEGDDPRVLHAAARASSEGVAEIIIVGERARINALADAEGVDLSQINLIDPADSAYSETFAEELFSLRKGKGMTLEQARINVLDPLCYANLMVRLGYADGSVAGAVRTTADVVRNAIQIIGIRKPFKLVSSFFLMMLCEPFHSFKGGIIFSDCALVVDPSAEELSEIAMAAADSARQLLMEEPRVAMLSFSTSGSAHHISVDKVTAATKRVKELRPGLAIDGDVQLDAALVAEISERKVKGSEVKGKANVLIFPNLDAGNIGYKMAERVGGAVAIGPLLQGLKKPANDLSRGCSMDDIFNVIVVTVVQAQTETHQAE; this comes from the coding sequence ATGAAAGCACTACACCGCATCATCGAGCAGGCGGGTATTTGCCCTAAAAAAATGGTGTTATGCGAAGGCGATGATCCACGCGTGCTACACGCAGCGGCGCGCGCCAGCAGCGAAGGTGTCGCAGAAATCATCATAGTAGGAGAGCGGGCCAGGATCAATGCATTGGCTGACGCTGAGGGCGTTGATCTAAGCCAGATTAATTTAATTGATCCTGCAGATTCTGCCTATAGTGAAACTTTTGCCGAAGAATTATTTTCCTTACGAAAAGGTAAGGGCATGACTTTGGAGCAAGCCAGGATCAATGTACTGGACCCGCTCTGCTACGCTAACCTTATGGTGCGGCTTGGCTATGCTGACGGTTCTGTTGCCGGGGCCGTTCGTACCACCGCTGATGTGGTGCGCAATGCTATCCAGATTATCGGCATACGAAAGCCGTTTAAGCTGGTGTCGAGTTTCTTCCTGATGATGCTTTGTGAGCCATTTCACTCATTTAAAGGAGGTATCATCTTTTCCGATTGCGCTTTGGTGGTGGACCCAAGTGCGGAGGAATTGTCGGAGATCGCGATGGCGGCAGCCGACAGCGCACGTCAACTATTGATGGAAGAACCGCGAGTAGCCATGCTGTCGTTCTCAACCAGTGGCAGCGCGCACCACATCTCGGTCGATAAAGTCACCGCAGCGACCAAACGGGTGAAGGAGCTTAGACCAGGGTTGGCAATTGATGGCGATGTACAACTTGACGCAGCGCTTGTAGCTGAAATTTCCGAGCGCAAAGTCAAGGGATCGGAAGTCAAGGGTAAGGCGAATGTTCTGATTTTTCCCAATCTGGACGCCGGTAACATTGGCTACAAGATGGCCGAACGCGTTGGCGGTGCGGTCGCAATCGGCCCGTTGCTACAAGGGTTGAAAAAACCAGCGAATGACCTTTCACGCGGTTGCAGTATGGATGATATTTTTAACGTCATTGTCGTCACCGTGGTGCAGGCACAAACGGAAACGCATCAAGCAGAATAG
- a CDS encoding sensor histidine kinase yields MVTLDAERSIMLFRIVQEAITNVVRHAEASKIMIRILRHKNIILVEIKDGGKGIETGQLLSGEAWGILGMHERTRYFGAQLNVRGVSGMGTTVRLRLPLDQSLPE; encoded by the coding sequence ATGGTCACACTTGATGCCGAGCGCAGCATCATGTTGTTTCGGATAGTGCAGGAAGCAATAACCAACGTGGTACGCCACGCGGAGGCGTCAAAGATAATGATTCGTATCTTACGCCACAAAAATATTATCCTGGTCGAAATCAAGGATGGTGGCAAAGGCATTGAAACGGGACAGTTATTGAGCGGTGAAGCTTGGGGCATACTTGGCATGCACGAGCGTACCCGGTATTTCGGGGCGCAACTTAACGTTAGAGGAGTATCTGGAATGGGTACGACCGTGAGATTGCGCCTGCCCCTCGATCAGTCATTGCCAGAATAA
- a CDS encoding sensor domain-containing diguanylate cyclase, giving the protein MSPQDMQDLAAEHEALLQFFYLAPVGLIQISLGGEVELMNPLSAQLLMPLSQDGGLSNLFQVLESVAPELRRMTADFPTSQGTICDGLRAQLTAGIRGKQDPKMLGISLIKVDEKRMMAVLTDLTLAIAQERQLKYNTAWLNAITAGVTDYALMSLDQNGNILEWNPSIGRVLKYKKADIVGKSFSMLYKEDGISPERIIDYLKEADEDGWSLTEGWRLKADGTQFWSSSMIVPIDDVAAEIDGTKVLSENQGLSYALIMRDITNRNREAGTRLMAISSDYLTGIANRRTLFEAAELEFRRWHRHPRPLSFMVIDADFFKKVNDTYGHRVGDLVLCHLATTLKNTMRDIDTVARIGGEEFAVLLPSTGLDGATQLAERFRNNVEAATVNADGVEIKYTISIGISTMEASVSGFDALLDRADKALYEAKHSGRNTVKIWRS; this is encoded by the coding sequence ATGAGCCCTCAAGACATGCAAGATCTTGCCGCAGAGCACGAGGCTCTGTTGCAGTTTTTTTACCTCGCTCCGGTCGGGTTAATTCAAATTAGCCTCGGGGGCGAAGTGGAGCTGATGAATCCCCTTTCCGCTCAACTTTTAATGCCGCTATCTCAAGACGGGGGCCTTTCCAATCTATTCCAGGTTCTGGAATCGGTTGCACCGGAACTCCGACGCATGACCGCGGATTTCCCCACCTCGCAAGGGACAATTTGCGATGGTTTGCGTGCTCAGCTGACCGCGGGTATTCGAGGTAAACAAGATCCAAAAATGCTGGGAATAAGCCTCATCAAAGTGGATGAGAAACGCATGATGGCGGTGCTTACCGATTTGACGCTAGCGATCGCGCAAGAGCGACAGTTGAAGTACAACACTGCCTGGTTGAACGCGATCACTGCAGGCGTGACAGATTATGCGTTGATGAGTTTGGATCAGAACGGAAACATACTGGAATGGAATCCAAGCATAGGACGGGTTCTAAAATATAAAAAAGCAGATATCGTTGGAAAATCGTTCTCTATGCTTTACAAAGAAGACGGAATTTCGCCAGAACGGATAATCGATTACTTGAAGGAGGCTGACGAGGACGGCTGGAGTCTGACTGAAGGCTGGCGCTTAAAAGCAGACGGCACCCAGTTCTGGAGCAGTAGTATGATTGTTCCCATCGATGACGTTGCGGCAGAGATTGACGGGACCAAGGTTTTATCGGAGAACCAAGGACTTAGCTACGCCTTAATCATGCGTGATATTACTAATCGCAATCGAGAAGCGGGGACGCGCTTGATGGCGATATCTAGCGACTATCTGACGGGTATAGCAAATAGACGTACGCTTTTCGAAGCAGCGGAACTGGAGTTCAGGCGCTGGCATCGGCATCCGCGGCCGCTATCATTTATGGTTATTGACGCAGACTTCTTCAAAAAAGTAAATGACACCTATGGACATAGGGTCGGAGACCTGGTGTTGTGTCATTTAGCCACAACGCTGAAGAACACAATGCGCGACATCGATACGGTGGCACGTATCGGTGGTGAGGAATTCGCCGTCCTGCTTCCTTCAACGGGTTTAGATGGTGCAACCCAATTGGCGGAGCGTTTTCGCAACAATGTTGAAGCTGCAACCGTGAATGCTGATGGCGTTGAAATAAAGTACACCATTAGCATCGGTATTAGTACGATGGAAGCCTCAGTTAGCGGATTTGATGCACTGCTTGATCGTGCGGATAAAGCGCTTTATGAGGCAAAACATTCTGGGCGCAATACGGTGAAAATCTGGAGATCCTGA
- a CDS encoding amino acid permease, translated as MITDLDGCTGLQHTLKQRHMTMIALGGVIGAGLFVGSGVVAKSAGPAVILSFLLTGGLIILIMRMLGEMASSLPTVGSFYEYARLAFEDRPNISQFLGFMSGWMYWYFWVVVVALEAIAGAKLINFWLPDIAPWIISLVLLVSMTLLNLISVKSFGEFEFWFASIKVVAIIIFLTLGGLFLTGILHHTPASLGHFLSHGGFMPNGWGPVLSGAVAATAFYSGAEIVTIAAAETADPAKAVARATNSVISRVLLFYVGSLFLVVCIVPWDSPQIGTPFVSALEGMGIPYAADIMNGIILTAVLSALNSSLYASSRMIFALTRRGDAPTALVKLSKNGVPVRAILFSTLFAYAAIGVSYISADLVFPFIVNSYGTFILFVYLLIAISQLRIRARLDRDHPERIKVRMWCFPYLTYFAIFAMLVILGSMGFSPDPEQRLSLWFGLGSLALLVVIYLVKQRFGGDKKPPLETSKVIKEAGPALEIASDLLKPPSFAVR; from the coding sequence ATGATTACCGATTTGGATGGTTGTACTGGTTTACAGCACACACTCAAACAACGTCATATGACGATGATTGCGTTGGGTGGCGTGATTGGCGCCGGGTTATTTGTTGGCAGCGGTGTAGTCGCAAAATCTGCCGGACCCGCAGTGATCCTGTCATTTCTTTTGACAGGTGGTTTGATTATTCTGATTATGCGCATGCTGGGCGAGATGGCATCATCGTTGCCGACAGTTGGCTCGTTTTACGAATATGCCCGGCTCGCTTTTGAAGATCGGCCTAACATTTCCCAATTTTTGGGCTTTATGAGCGGATGGATGTACTGGTACTTTTGGGTGGTAGTCGTCGCGTTGGAGGCAATCGCGGGTGCCAAGCTGATCAATTTCTGGTTACCCGATATTGCTCCCTGGATCATCAGTCTGGTGTTGCTGGTGTCGATGACTTTATTAAATTTGATTTCGGTAAAATCATTCGGCGAGTTTGAATTTTGGTTCGCTTCCATTAAGGTCGTCGCGATCATCATTTTTTTAACCTTAGGCGGCTTGTTCCTAACTGGTATCTTGCACCACACCCCGGCAAGCCTGGGACATTTTCTAAGCCACGGCGGGTTCATGCCAAATGGTTGGGGACCGGTACTCAGCGGCGCTGTTGCCGCAACAGCATTTTATTCCGGCGCTGAAATCGTTACCATTGCCGCAGCAGAAACCGCTGATCCGGCAAAAGCTGTCGCACGCGCTACCAATTCGGTGATTTCACGCGTGCTGCTGTTTTATGTAGGCTCCTTGTTTTTGGTCGTATGTATTGTTCCCTGGGATTCACCTCAAATTGGCACCCCGTTTGTCAGTGCATTGGAAGGAATGGGCATTCCCTATGCCGCTGATATCATGAACGGCATTATTTTGACCGCTGTTCTATCGGCACTAAACTCCAGCCTGTACGCATCCTCACGTATGATTTTTGCATTAACGCGTCGTGGCGATGCACCAACGGCGTTGGTAAAACTAAGCAAAAACGGCGTGCCCGTCCGCGCCATTCTGTTCAGCACGCTGTTTGCTTATGCGGCAATTGGAGTGTCCTATATTTCCGCAGACCTAGTATTCCCATTTATCGTCAATTCTTACGGGACGTTCATTTTGTTTGTCTATCTGCTCATTGCTATCTCGCAACTACGCATTCGTGCGCGCCTGGATCGTGATCATCCAGAGCGGATCAAAGTACGCATGTGGTGCTTTCCTTACCTTACTTATTTTGCGATTTTCGCCATGTTGGTGATTTTGGGCTCGATGGGATTTTCACCTGATCCGGAACAACGCTTGTCGCTTTGGTTCGGTCTGGGTAGTTTGGCTTTGCTGGTGGTGATATACCTTGTTAAACAGCGGTTTGGTGGCGATAAAAAGCCTCCGTTAGAGACTTCTAAGGTTATCAAAGAGGCCGGCCCGGCCCTTGAAATCGCAAGCGATTTATTAAAACCACCTTCATTTGCAGTCAGGTAA